In the Alkalibacter saccharofermentans DSM 14828 genome, one interval contains:
- the alr gene encoding alanine racemase, with translation MEYRPTWCEINLDNLIENYNNIQKHVGESVAVMPVVKADSYGHGAVECARALCENGAKMLGVAFDDEGIQLRKSGIDVPILIMGYTPIDHLAKILKWGLIPTVYQVDFAKKLSIRAEKKVKIHIKLDTGMGRLGFRQEESVSSIMEISQMKNIEIEGIFSHFAVSDEKDKRYSYSQMKIFDETVTELEKRGLRIPLKHMANSGGIIDLKDSHYDMVRPGITLYGMYPSDEVDCEAMTVKPVKEFYTRISHIKHINAGDSVSYGRRYVADSGRLIATLPVGYADGYSRLLTNKAQVKIGEHRYPIIGTVCMDQIIIDITGSKGIKVGDKVLLYGKGLPIEEIATHMGTINYEISCMTKERVPKVYIKNGLPFKVISTIVEQE, from the coding sequence ATGGAATACCGGCCGACCTGGTGTGAAATCAATTTGGACAATTTAATAGAAAATTATAATAATATTCAAAAACACGTTGGAGAAAGCGTTGCTGTTATGCCTGTGGTCAAAGCTGATTCTTACGGTCATGGTGCTGTTGAATGTGCCAGAGCCCTTTGCGAAAACGGGGCAAAAATGTTGGGAGTTGCATTTGACGACGAGGGGATACAGCTTAGAAAGAGCGGAATAGACGTACCCATACTGATAATGGGATACACTCCAATAGACCATTTAGCAAAAATCCTCAAGTGGGGGTTGATTCCCACTGTCTATCAAGTCGATTTTGCCAAAAAGCTTTCTATAAGAGCTGAAAAAAAAGTCAAGATCCATATAAAGCTGGATACGGGCATGGGCAGGTTGGGATTTAGGCAAGAAGAAAGCGTCAGCTCTATTATGGAGATTTCTCAAATGAAAAACATAGAAATAGAAGGCATATTTTCTCATTTTGCAGTTTCGGACGAGAAGGATAAAAGATATTCCTACAGCCAAATGAAAATATTCGATGAAACCGTAACAGAGCTTGAAAAAAGGGGTTTAAGGATTCCTTTAAAGCATATGGCAAACAGTGGAGGGATCATCGATCTAAAAGACAGCCATTACGACATGGTTCGCCCCGGAATCACTCTTTATGGAATGTATCCTTCGGATGAAGTCGACTGCGAAGCAATGACTGTCAAGCCGGTAAAGGAGTTTTACACGCGGATATCTCACATCAAACACATCAACGCCGGAGATAGCGTTAGCTACGGTAGAAGATATGTTGCAGATAGCGGTAGGCTCATAGCCACGCTTCCGGTAGGTTATGCTGATGGTTACAGCAGATTATTGACGAATAAAGCCCAAGTGAAAATTGGAGAGCATAGGTACCCGATAATCGGAACTGTATGCATGGATCAGATAATAATTGATATAACGGGCTCAAAAGGCATCAAGGTTGGAGATAAGGTCTTGTTGTATGGCAAAGGCCTACCAATTGAGGAAATAGCCACTCACATGGGGACTATTAATTATGAAATTAGCTGCATGACTAAGGAAAGAGTACCAAAGGTGTATATAAAAAATGGTTTGCCCTTTAAGGTTATCAGCACAATTGTCGAACAGGAATAA
- a CDS encoding YitT family protein, whose translation MMSRFKSVKSEVKDYIGITFGTMIMALGFNSLSIPNKIAPGGFSGLATVLYHVTGYPVGLVTLVFTIPLFFIAFRILGGRFGVKTFFGTVLFSINVDVIMRTPVFTNDIFLASVFGGVVLGLGIGVVFKFGGTTGGTDLLASIMHKYFRGISVGTWLMLIDFMVVITAGVAFKNMEISLYSTLTLYLSMKMIDLIQEGISYAKAFYIISRNSDEIGKAIIAELDRGVTMLSGRGGYTGEDKEVVFCIVHRAQVFQMKDIVKKIDPNAFVILADVYEVLGEGFKKIEN comes from the coding sequence ATGATGAGTAGATTCAAATCCGTTAAAAGTGAAGTTAAAGATTATATAGGGATAACTTTTGGGACTATGATAATGGCGCTTGGGTTCAACTCTTTGAGCATACCAAATAAGATAGCTCCCGGAGGATTCAGTGGTCTGGCTACGGTATTGTATCACGTGACAGGTTACCCTGTCGGATTAGTTACTTTGGTATTTACCATTCCCCTGTTCTTTATAGCTTTTAGAATTTTAGGTGGAAGGTTTGGAGTCAAGACCTTTTTCGGTACAGTGCTTTTTTCAATCAACGTAGACGTAATAATGCGTACTCCTGTATTTACCAATGATATATTTCTCGCATCTGTTTTTGGAGGAGTCGTTTTAGGACTGGGAATAGGCGTTGTATTCAAATTTGGAGGAACTACGGGCGGAACTGATTTACTTGCATCCATAATGCATAAATATTTCAGAGGGATATCCGTAGGAACCTGGCTGATGCTCATCGACTTCATGGTGGTGATAACGGCTGGAGTTGCCTTTAAGAATATGGAAATATCACTTTATTCCACGCTGACGCTATACTTGTCGATGAAGATGATAGATTTGATTCAGGAAGGTATAAGCTATGCGAAGGCATTCTATATAATAAGCCGAAATTCCGATGAAATCGGTAAAGCTATCATAGCTGAGCTTGATAGAGGCGTGACCATGCTTAGTGGCCGGGGAGGATATACCGGTGAAGACAAAGAAGTAGTTTTTTGTATTGTCCACCGAGCCCAAGTGTTTCAGATGAAAGATATTGTTAAGAAAATAGATCCAAATGCATTTGTCATTTTGGCCGATGTCTATGAAGTTCTAGGCGAAGGCTTTAAAAAAATAGAAAACTAA